The Blautia hydrogenotrophica DSM 10507 genome window below encodes:
- a CDS encoding nitroreductase family protein, translating to MTFLNLAKKRYSVRHYTSQKVEIEKLEQILAAAQAAPTACNKQPVHMLIIQEENGLQKLSKAANIFCAPLAILICADSSKAWTRPHDGKKTTDIDASILTDHMMLEAADLGLGSVWICNFKPDVVREEFCLPDNLEPINLLAIGYTDETPQSPDRHAKMRKPISEMISYETM from the coding sequence ATGACTTTTTTAAATTTGGCAAAGAAAAGATATTCCGTAAGACACTACACCTCTCAAAAGGTAGAAATCGAAAAGCTAGAACAGATTCTGGCTGCCGCTCAGGCGGCGCCTACCGCCTGCAATAAACAGCCCGTTCACATGCTGATTATACAGGAAGAAAATGGCCTTCAAAAACTGTCGAAAGCCGCTAATATCTTTTGCGCACCCCTGGCTATTCTCATCTGCGCGGACAGTTCCAAAGCGTGGACTCGCCCTCATGACGGCAAAAAAACTACAGATATTGATGCCTCTATTCTGACCGATCACATGATGCTCGAGGCCGCCGATCTAGGTCTGGGTTCCGTATGGATTTGTAATTTTAAGCCTGACGTGGTCCGTGAAGAATTTTGCCTGCCGGACAATCTAGAGCCCATAAATCTGCTGGCCATTGGTTACACAGACGAAACTCCACAAAGTCCGGACAGACACGCCAAAATGAGGAAGCCTATCTCAGAAATGATCTCCTACGAGACTATGTAG
- a CDS encoding SAM-dependent methyltransferase, whose translation MKSALFYERSGNLNQFIENYLENIIPVPFEIETSEGISRLGEGVPRFTVTIKKMPSKKELMTSTSLTLGEAYMRGDLEVDRDLYEVLDLFMGKMDKFTTDKNALKSIIKTSMSKKNQRREVRSHYDIGNDFYELWLDETLSYSCGYFKTEEDTLYQAQINKVDHILEKLHLEKGMRLLDIGCGWGFLLKRAAKKYGVHGVGITLSEEQKKKFQEDIVREGMTDLLEVRLLDYRELEKSGMEFDRVVSVGMIEHVERGNYERFMRNVDAVLTPGGLFLLHYISALRENPGDAWIRKYIFPGGTIPSLREIINILPDYNFYTLDVESLRRHYNKTLLCWRENFRKCKDKVAADKGEDFARMWELYLASCAATFRNGIIDLHQILISKGVNNDLPMLRVV comes from the coding sequence ATGAAATCGGCTTTGTTTTATGAAAGGAGTGGAAACTTGAACCAATTTATCGAGAACTATTTAGAAAATATTATTCCAGTGCCGTTTGAAATTGAGACAAGTGAAGGAATTAGCAGGCTAGGCGAGGGAGTTCCTAGGTTTACTGTGACAATCAAAAAGATGCCGAGTAAAAAAGAGTTGATGACCAGTACCTCCCTGACTCTAGGGGAAGCCTATATGAGGGGAGACCTGGAGGTAGACCGGGATTTGTATGAGGTGTTGGATTTGTTTATGGGTAAGATGGATAAGTTTACCACAGATAAAAATGCGCTAAAAAGTATCATCAAGACTTCCATGAGCAAGAAAAATCAAAGAAGAGAAGTGCGCTCCCACTATGATATTGGAAATGATTTTTATGAGCTTTGGCTGGACGAGACGCTGAGCTATTCCTGTGGATATTTTAAGACAGAGGAAGACACACTGTATCAGGCTCAGATCAATAAAGTAGACCACATTTTAGAGAAGCTTCATTTGGAAAAAGGAATGAGACTGCTAGATATTGGATGTGGTTGGGGCTTTCTCCTGAAGAGAGCGGCTAAAAAGTATGGTGTCCATGGAGTAGGAATTACTTTAAGTGAGGAGCAGAAGAAAAAATTTCAGGAAGATATCGTAAGAGAAGGAATGACAGACCTTTTGGAGGTACGACTCCTGGACTATAGAGAGCTGGAAAAATCAGGAATGGAATTTGACCGAGTAGTCAGTGTGGGAATGATAGAACATGTCGAGAGAGGCAATTATGAACGGTTTATGAGGAATGTGGATGCTGTCTTGACCCCGGGGGGATTGTTTTTGCTTCATTATATCAGTGCTCTTAGGGAGAACCCGGGGGATGCCTGGATTAGAAAATATATTTTTCCAGGCGGTACGATACCGAGTCTCCGGGAAATTATCAATATCCTGCCGGATTATAATTTTTATACTTTGGATGTGGAGAGCCTTAGGAGGCACTATAACAAAACATTGCTCTGTTGGAGAGAAAACTTTAGGAAATGTAAAGACAAGGTGGCAGCGGATAAGGGAGAAGACTTTGCTAGAATGTGGGAATTGTACTTGGCGTCCTGCGCAGCGACCTTTCGCAATGGGATCATTGATTTGCACCAGATTTTAATCTCCAAGGGAGTAAATAATGACCTTCCCATGCTGAGAGTTGTATAA
- the sdaAB gene encoding L-serine ammonia-lyase, iron-sulfur-dependent subunit beta yields MNIFDILGPVMVGPSSSHTAGAVRIGLITRRLLSQKPVSAEILLYGSFAATGEGHGTDRALVAGLLGMQPDDMRIPDSFELARKEGLEFVFGQTDLKDAHPNSVVLSVRGENGRELSVQASSLGGGRIMVNKLDGIDVNCSCEMPTLIVHNLDQPGHVCEVTSMLAHKSVNIANMSLYRDRRGGRAVMVIETDQPIPEEAVRWLEHLEGVLKVTYINAQEGR; encoded by the coding sequence ATGAATATCTTTGACATTTTAGGGCCTGTGATGGTAGGGCCGTCCAGCTCGCACACTGCCGGAGCGGTGAGAATTGGACTGATTACTCGCAGACTTTTGTCACAGAAGCCTGTGAGTGCGGAAATTTTGCTGTACGGTTCTTTTGCTGCGACAGGAGAAGGACATGGAACAGATCGGGCGCTGGTGGCAGGACTTCTGGGAATGCAGCCGGATGATATGAGAATTCCGGACAGCTTTGAGCTGGCCAGAAAGGAAGGGCTGGAATTTGTGTTTGGGCAGACGGACTTGAAGGATGCCCACCCGAACAGTGTGGTGCTGTCTGTGAGGGGAGAGAACGGGCGGGAACTGTCTGTGCAGGCCAGCTCTCTGGGCGGCGGTAGAATTATGGTCAATAAGCTGGATGGAATTGATGTAAACTGTAGCTGTGAGATGCCGACTCTGATCGTTCATAATCTGGACCAACCGGGGCATGTCTGTGAGGTGACTTCTATGTTGGCCCATAAATCTGTAAACATAGCCAATATGTCACTGTACAGGGACCGCAGAGGAGGCAGGGCTGTCATGGTGATAGAGACTGACCAACCGATACCAGAGGAAGCAGTTCGATGGCTGGAACATTTGGAGGGAGTTCTGAAGGTTACTTATATTAATGCACAGGAGGGGAGATAA
- the sdaAA gene encoding L-serine ammonia-lyase, iron-sulfur-dependent, subunit alpha produces the protein MAFQSFQEILKLCEKENWEFWEAVARDDQNERGVPPDEAFEKMRRMWRVMVESSENYDSERRSNSGLVGGDGGRMFRYAQDREPLSGYFMGEVIAQALCMGESNACMRRIVAAPTAGACGVLPAVLIPLWKKEELPEEEIVRALYTAAGIGQVIAARAYIAGASGGCQAEIGTASAMAAGALVQLRGGDGVQITHAAAMALKNLLGLVCDPVAGLVEVPCVKRNVAGAVNALAAADMSLAGIVSQIPPDQVVDAMKEVGDAMDSSLKETGKGGLAATPRGKSVKISCRI, from the coding sequence ATGGCGTTTCAATCATTTCAGGAGATATTAAAGCTGTGTGAGAAGGAGAACTGGGAGTTCTGGGAGGCTGTAGCTAGAGACGATCAAAATGAACGCGGTGTGCCGCCAGACGAAGCTTTTGAGAAAATGAGAAGAATGTGGAGGGTTATGGTGGAGTCCTCGGAAAACTATGACAGCGAAAGGAGGTCCAACAGTGGCCTTGTGGGAGGAGATGGCGGCAGGATGTTCCGATATGCACAGGACCGAGAACCTCTGAGCGGATATTTTATGGGAGAAGTGATCGCCCAGGCTCTGTGTATGGGAGAATCCAATGCGTGTATGCGAAGAATTGTCGCAGCCCCGACAGCGGGTGCCTGCGGAGTGTTGCCGGCGGTGCTGATACCTCTCTGGAAGAAGGAAGAGCTCCCGGAGGAAGAGATTGTACGTGCACTGTATACGGCAGCAGGAATCGGTCAGGTGATCGCAGCGAGAGCTTATATTGCCGGAGCGTCCGGTGGGTGCCAGGCAGAGATTGGAACAGCCAGTGCTATGGCGGCAGGAGCGCTGGTACAGCTGCGTGGCGGTGATGGTGTCCAGATTACTCATGCGGCGGCTATGGCCTTAAAAAACCTGTTGGGTCTGGTATGTGATCCGGTGGCAGGACTGGTGGAAGTTCCTTGTGTGAAACGAAATGTGGCAGGGGCAGTGAATGCTCTGGCAGCGGCAGACATGTCCCTGGCGGGAATTGTGAGTCAGATTCCGCCGGATCAGGTGGTGGACGCGATGAAAGAGGTGGGAGACGCTATGGATTCCAGTCTGAAAGAGACTGGAAAGGGCGGGTTGGCTGCTACGCCCCGTGGAAAATCTGTGAAAATATCCTGTAGAATTTGA